A single genomic interval of Mycolicibacterium sp. MU0053 harbors:
- a CDS encoding phosphotransferase family protein produces the protein MTVPMAIPRYPDDVTAQWLAGVLGADDGTQVGDVKVSAIGTGQTGATYRVEVDYAANPTTLPETFVIKLPATDDAVRDRVVLGYRSECAFYASVADRVTVPIPQCFHCDISEDAADYALLLTDQAPAVQGDQIAGCSTEQAVLAATAIAGLHGPTWTQQEWLTFPGLAMTMLDDASKKGLGDVAVMSADITVEKLGAKLSDADRATFLEAMALVTPWLQNDFGRFSLIHGDYRLDNLLFHPDGGQVWVVDWQTLGVGLPARDLAYFAGTSLEPAARAEAERELVAAYHAALLQQGVSDYDLETCWQDYRYGMLQVLLISALGFAFAVGTDRGDDMVATMLRRGCAAIRDLDTVALIRQAAGI, from the coding sequence ATGACCGTGCCCATGGCGATACCGCGCTACCCCGACGATGTGACGGCGCAATGGTTGGCGGGTGTGCTGGGCGCCGACGACGGGACCCAGGTCGGTGACGTCAAAGTCAGCGCCATCGGGACCGGACAGACCGGCGCCACCTATCGGGTCGAGGTGGACTATGCGGCCAACCCGACCACCTTGCCCGAGACCTTCGTGATCAAGCTGCCCGCCACCGACGACGCCGTCCGGGACCGGGTGGTACTCGGTTACCGCAGCGAGTGTGCGTTCTACGCGTCCGTGGCCGACCGCGTGACCGTCCCGATCCCGCAGTGCTTCCACTGCGACATCTCCGAGGACGCGGCCGATTACGCGCTGCTGCTGACCGATCAGGCCCCCGCCGTGCAGGGTGATCAGATCGCCGGGTGCTCCACCGAGCAGGCCGTGCTGGCGGCCACCGCCATCGCGGGCCTGCACGGGCCGACCTGGACGCAGCAGGAGTGGCTGACCTTTCCCGGGCTGGCCATGACCATGCTCGACGACGCGTCCAAGAAGGGTCTCGGCGACGTCGCGGTGATGAGCGCCGACATCACGGTCGAGAAGTTGGGCGCCAAGCTCAGCGACGCCGACCGGGCCACCTTCCTGGAAGCCATGGCCCTGGTGACCCCGTGGCTGCAGAACGACTTCGGCCGGTTCAGCCTGATCCACGGCGACTACCGCCTCGACAATCTGCTGTTCCATCCCGACGGCGGCCAGGTCTGGGTGGTGGACTGGCAGACCCTCGGGGTCGGATTGCCGGCCCGAGACCTGGCCTACTTCGCCGGCACCAGCCTGGAACCGGCGGCGCGCGCCGAGGCCGAGCGGGAACTGGTGGCCGCCTACCATGCGGCGCTGTTGCAGCAGGGGGTCTCGGACTATGACCTCGAAACCTGTTGGCAAGACTACCGGTACGGGATGCTGCAGGTGCTGCTGATCTCGGCGCTGGGATTCGCGTTCGCGGTCGGCACCGATCGCGGCGACGACATGGTGGCCACCATGCTGCGCCGCGGTTGTGCGGCGATCCGGGACCTGGACACCGTCGCGCTGATCCGGCAGGCCGCGGGAATCTGA
- a CDS encoding flavin-containing monooxygenase has product MQHSSPRTAIIGAGISGLTAGKMLKDYGIPYTTFETSDRIGGNWAFGNPNGHSSAYRSLHIDTSRHRLSFKDFPMPEHYPSFPHHSEIKQYLDDYADAFGLLDHIEFGNGVVHARLADNCWQIEDQAGAVREFDLLVVGNGHHWDARLPDFPGEFTGEWIHSHHYIDPNTPLQLTGKRILVVGIGNSAADITVELSSKSLQNEVTLSTRSSAWIVPKYLAGQPGDKFFRTTPYLPLSWQRKAAQWFAPLVGADPTKYGLPPANHKLFEAHPTQSVELPLRLGSGDVTPKPNVLRLDGQRVHFEDGTSAEFDAIIYATGYNITFPFFDPEFIGAPDNQIRLYKRMFKPGIENLVFIGFAQAIPTLFPFVECQSRLLAAYAVGRYALPSVAEMERVIDTDQQLHAGHCVDRPRHTQQVDYFYYEHDIRARELPAGMKRAQVRHTVQKAML; this is encoded by the coding sequence GTGCAGCACTCATCTCCTCGCACCGCGATCATCGGTGCCGGCATCAGCGGGCTGACCGCGGGCAAGATGCTCAAGGACTACGGCATTCCGTACACGACGTTCGAAACCTCCGACCGGATCGGCGGGAACTGGGCGTTCGGCAACCCCAACGGGCACAGCAGCGCCTACCGGTCGCTGCACATCGACACCTCCAGGCATCGGCTGTCCTTCAAGGACTTCCCGATGCCGGAGCATTATCCGTCGTTTCCGCACCACTCGGAGATCAAGCAGTATCTCGACGACTACGCGGACGCGTTCGGTCTGTTGGATCACATCGAGTTCGGCAACGGCGTGGTGCACGCCCGGTTGGCCGACAACTGCTGGCAGATCGAGGATCAGGCCGGCGCGGTCCGGGAGTTCGATCTGCTGGTGGTCGGCAACGGTCATCACTGGGACGCCCGGCTGCCGGACTTTCCCGGCGAGTTCACCGGCGAATGGATCCACTCCCACCATTACATCGACCCGAACACGCCGCTGCAGTTGACGGGCAAGCGGATCCTGGTGGTCGGTATCGGCAACAGCGCCGCGGACATCACTGTCGAACTGTCCTCGAAGTCACTGCAGAACGAGGTCACGCTGTCCACCCGGTCCAGCGCGTGGATCGTGCCGAAATACCTTGCCGGACAGCCCGGTGACAAGTTCTTCCGGACCACGCCGTACCTGCCGTTGTCCTGGCAACGCAAGGCCGCGCAGTGGTTCGCCCCGCTGGTCGGTGCCGACCCCACCAAATACGGTCTGCCGCCGGCTAACCACAAGCTGTTCGAGGCCCACCCCACCCAGTCGGTGGAACTGCCGCTGCGCCTGGGATCCGGTGACGTCACCCCGAAACCCAATGTGCTCCGGCTCGACGGGCAACGGGTGCACTTCGAGGACGGCACCAGCGCCGAGTTCGACGCGATCATCTATGCCACCGGCTACAACATCACCTTCCCGTTCTTCGATCCCGAGTTCATCGGCGCGCCCGACAACCAGATCCGGCTCTACAAGCGGATGTTCAAGCCCGGCATCGAGAACCTGGTGTTCATCGGATTCGCCCAGGCCATCCCGACGCTGTTTCCATTCGTGGAGTGTCAGTCGCGGCTGCTGGCGGCCTATGCGGTGGGTCGATACGCGCTGCCGTCCGTCGCCGAGATGGAGCGGGTGATCGACACCGATCAACAGTTGCACGCGGGGCATTGTGTGGACCGCCCGCGGCACACCCAGCAGGTGGATTACTTCTACTACGAGCACGACATCCGCGCCCGGGAGCTGCCGGCCGGAATGAAGCGAGCGCAGGTGCGCCACACGGTCCAGAAGGCGATGCTGTGA
- a CDS encoding alpha/beta hydrolase has product MSFGSGGITCRAWHFAAGADGADGAARRPVVVMGHGIGGTMDSGLQPFAERFAAAGLDVLTFDYRGFGQSDGTPRQTVSIENQVQDYRSAVALAQTLPEVAPRQVVLWGASLSGGHVIRVGAEGAGIAAVIAMTPMTDALATARAVGRQYRPAALARSAASGALSRAAGGLGRDAIMMPLVAPPGQPGALTLDGAYESYLALAGPSWRNELDSAVGMELSKIRIKRYAKQLRSPLLVQVADFDRYVPADAVLKTAVRGRAQVHHYPCDHFDVWPGNAWFEQAVTDQIRFLRRVLPGPTSSEN; this is encoded by the coding sequence ATGTCCTTCGGCTCGGGCGGAATCACCTGTCGGGCCTGGCATTTCGCCGCCGGTGCCGACGGTGCCGACGGGGCGGCGCGGCGGCCGGTGGTGGTGATGGGACACGGGATCGGCGGCACCATGGACTCCGGGCTGCAGCCGTTCGCCGAGCGGTTCGCCGCGGCGGGCCTGGACGTGCTGACCTTCGATTACCGCGGCTTCGGGCAGTCGGATGGCACACCGCGCCAGACGGTGTCCATCGAGAACCAGGTCCAGGACTACCGGTCCGCGGTGGCACTGGCCCAAACCCTGCCGGAAGTCGCCCCCCGGCAGGTGGTGCTCTGGGGTGCCTCGCTGTCCGGTGGCCACGTGATCCGGGTCGGCGCCGAGGGCGCCGGCATCGCCGCGGTGATCGCGATGACGCCGATGACCGACGCGCTGGCCACGGCCCGCGCCGTCGGGCGCCAGTACCGCCCGGCCGCCCTGGCGCGCTCGGCGGCCTCGGGCGCGCTCAGTCGCGCGGCCGGCGGGTTGGGCCGCGACGCGATCATGATGCCGTTGGTGGCCCCGCCCGGGCAGCCGGGGGCGCTCACGCTGGACGGCGCCTACGAGAGCTATCTGGCGCTGGCCGGCCCGTCCTGGCGCAACGAGCTGGATTCCGCGGTGGGCATGGAACTGTCCAAGATCCGAATCAAGCGCTACGCCAAGCAATTACGCAGCCCGCTGCTGGTCCAGGTCGCCGACTTCGACCGGTACGTGCCCGCGGACGCGGTGCTCAAGACCGCGGTTCGCGGCCGCGCGCAGGTGCATCACTACCCGTGCGACCATTTCGACGTCTGGCCCGGCAACGCCTGGTTCGAGCAGGCGGTCACCGACCAGATCCGGTTCCTGCGGCGGGTGCTGCCGGGCCCCACTTCGAGTGAGAACTGA
- a CDS encoding mycofactocin-coupled SDR family oxidoreductase, protein MSGRLTDKVVFITGAARGQGRAHAVRLANEGANIIAVDLAGPLPPSVPYDSATPEDLAETVRLVEETGRGIVSAVADTRDLDALRDAVGKGVAEFGRLDVIVANAGITSPKPWNEITPEAFRDVMDTNVTGTWNAVMAGAQTIIDGGRGGSVILVSSAAGIKMQPFMVHYTASKHAVTGMARAFAAELGKHSIRVNSLHPGAVNTPMGTGDMLNALMRANDTNPGLMQMVTPFLPDYIAQPEDISDAVCWLASDESRYVTAAQIAVDLGSTVF, encoded by the coding sequence ATGAGCGGACGGCTCACCGACAAGGTCGTTTTCATCACCGGCGCAGCGCGCGGGCAGGGCCGCGCCCATGCCGTGCGGTTGGCGAACGAGGGCGCCAACATCATCGCCGTCGACCTGGCGGGGCCGTTGCCGCCCAGCGTTCCGTACGACTCGGCCACGCCGGAGGACCTCGCCGAGACGGTGCGTCTGGTGGAGGAAACCGGCCGCGGCATCGTGTCGGCCGTCGCCGACACCCGCGACCTTGATGCGCTGCGCGACGCGGTCGGCAAGGGCGTCGCGGAGTTCGGCCGGCTCGACGTGATCGTCGCGAACGCCGGCATCACCTCCCCGAAGCCGTGGAACGAGATCACCCCGGAGGCCTTCCGCGATGTGATGGACACCAACGTCACCGGCACCTGGAACGCGGTGATGGCGGGCGCGCAGACGATCATCGACGGCGGCCGCGGCGGATCGGTGATCTTGGTGAGCTCCGCCGCCGGCATCAAGATGCAGCCCTTCATGGTGCACTACACCGCCAGTAAGCACGCCGTGACCGGGATGGCCCGCGCGTTCGCCGCCGAACTCGGTAAGCACTCGATCCGGGTGAACAGCCTGCATCCGGGCGCGGTCAACACCCCGATGGGCACCGGCGACATGCTCAACGCGCTGATGCGGGCCAACGATACGAACCCAGGCCTGATGCAGATGGTGACGCCGTTCCTGCCGGACTACATCGCCCAGCCCGAAGACATCTCGGACGCGGTGTGCTGGCTGGCCAGCGACGAGTCCCGCTATGTCACCGCGGCGCAGATCGCGGTCGACCTGGGCTCGACGGTGTTCTGA
- a CDS encoding acyl-CoA dehydrogenase family protein, with amino-acid sequence MSAAVSDDDFQQILAQTRQFVRSAVVPREQEILTEDKVPDDIREQTKRMGLFGYAIPQEWGGLGLNLAQDVELAMEFGYTSLALRSMFGTNNGIAGQVLVGFGTDEQKTRWLEGIASGDVVASFALTEPGAGSNPSGLRTKAVRDGAAWVISGQKQFITNAPNADLFVVFARTRPADDQGAGIAVFLVPADAAGVEVGAKDAKMGQEGAWTSDVTFNDVRVPDAALVGGAEDIGYRAAMTSLARGRVHIAALAVGAAQRALDESVAYAATATQGGTPIGNFQLVQAMIADQQTQVMAGRALVRDAARKWVDDEDRRIAPSVAKLFCTEMAGTVADLAVQVHGGAGYMRGVTVERIYRDVRLLRLYEGTSEIQRLIIGGGLVKAAQRQN; translated from the coding sequence ATGAGCGCCGCCGTCAGCGACGACGATTTCCAGCAGATCCTGGCCCAGACCCGGCAGTTCGTGCGCAGCGCCGTCGTTCCGCGTGAGCAGGAGATTCTCACCGAGGACAAGGTGCCCGACGACATTCGTGAGCAGACCAAGCGGATGGGCCTGTTCGGCTACGCCATCCCGCAGGAGTGGGGCGGGCTCGGGCTGAACCTGGCCCAAGATGTCGAACTGGCAATGGAATTCGGCTACACGTCGCTGGCGCTGCGGTCGATGTTCGGCACCAACAACGGCATCGCCGGGCAGGTGCTGGTCGGCTTCGGCACCGACGAGCAGAAGACGCGGTGGTTGGAGGGAATCGCCTCCGGAGACGTCGTCGCCTCGTTCGCGTTGACCGAACCCGGCGCCGGCTCCAACCCGTCCGGGCTGCGCACCAAGGCCGTGCGGGACGGCGCCGCCTGGGTGATCTCGGGGCAGAAGCAGTTCATCACCAACGCGCCCAACGCCGACCTGTTCGTGGTCTTCGCCCGCACCCGCCCGGCCGACGACCAGGGCGCCGGCATCGCCGTCTTCCTGGTCCCGGCGGATGCCGCCGGGGTCGAGGTCGGCGCCAAGGACGCGAAGATGGGCCAAGAGGGCGCCTGGACCTCGGACGTGACGTTCAACGACGTCCGCGTGCCCGACGCGGCCCTGGTCGGTGGCGCCGAGGACATCGGTTACCGGGCCGCGATGACCTCGCTGGCCCGCGGCCGGGTCCACATCGCCGCCCTGGCCGTCGGGGCCGCGCAACGGGCGCTCGACGAGTCGGTGGCCTACGCCGCGACCGCGACGCAGGGCGGCACCCCGATCGGCAACTTCCAGCTGGTGCAGGCGATGATCGCCGACCAGCAGACCCAGGTGATGGCCGGTCGGGCCCTGGTGCGCGATGCCGCACGCAAATGGGTCGACGACGAGGACCGCCGGATCGCACCGTCGGTGGCGAAGCTGTTCTGCACCGAGATGGCCGGGACGGTGGCGGATTTGGCCGTCCAGGTGCACGGCGGGGCCGGCTACATGCGGGGCGTGACGGTCGAACGCATCTACCGCGATGTGCGGCTGCTGCGACTGTACGAGGGAACCAGCGAGATCCAACGCCTGATCATCGGCGGCGGCTTAGTCAAGGCCGCGCAGCGGCAAAACTGA
- the fabG gene encoding 3-oxoacyl-ACP reductase FabG has translation MFEILALPEPGAGLEGAQVTLLANQTAVVTGGAQGLGLAIAELFVAEGAKVVLADINLEATEEAARGLGGPDIATAVRCDVTSSADVDALIAAAVAWGGSLDVMVNNAGITRDATMRKMTEEQFDQVISVHLKGTWNGLRSAAAVMRENKRGAIVNMSSISGKVGMVGQTNYSAAKAGIVGMTKAASKELAYLGVRVNAIQPGLIRSAMTEAMPQRIWDSKVAEVPLGRAGEPAEVAKVALFLASDMSSYMTGTVLEVTGGRHL, from the coding sequence ATGTTCGAAATATTGGCCCTCCCGGAGCCGGGAGCGGGACTTGAAGGAGCACAGGTGACACTGCTGGCGAATCAAACTGCGGTCGTGACGGGCGGTGCCCAGGGGCTGGGCCTGGCGATCGCCGAACTGTTCGTCGCCGAGGGCGCCAAGGTGGTGCTCGCCGACATCAACCTCGAGGCCACCGAGGAGGCCGCCCGCGGCCTGGGCGGACCCGACATCGCCACGGCCGTGCGCTGCGATGTGACCAGTTCCGCCGATGTCGACGCGCTGATCGCGGCCGCCGTGGCCTGGGGTGGCAGCCTGGACGTCATGGTCAACAACGCCGGCATCACCCGTGACGCCACCATGCGCAAGATGACCGAGGAGCAGTTCGACCAGGTCATCTCGGTGCACCTGAAGGGCACCTGGAACGGGCTGCGGTCCGCGGCCGCCGTGATGCGCGAGAACAAGCGCGGTGCCATCGTCAACATGTCCTCCATCTCCGGCAAGGTCGGCATGGTCGGTCAGACCAACTACTCCGCGGCCAAGGCCGGCATCGTCGGCATGACCAAGGCCGCCTCCAAGGAACTCGCCTACCTCGGGGTGCGCGTCAACGCGATTCAGCCCGGCCTGATCCGCTCGGCCATGACCGAGGCCATGCCGCAACGGATTTGGGACTCCAAGGTTGCCGAGGTGCCACTGGGCCGCGCCGGCGAACCCGCGGAGGTGGCCAAGGTCGCGTTGTTCCTGGCCTCGGATATGTCGTCGTACATGACCGGCACGGTCCTGGAGGTCACGGGCGGTCGGCACCTGTGA
- a CDS encoding acetyl-CoA C-acetyltransferase, whose translation MREVVICEPVRTPIGRYNGMFKSLTAVDLGVAALQGLLQRTGIDPVAVQDVILGHCYPSMEAPAIGRVVALDAGLPVTVPGMQIDRRCGSGLQAVIQAALQVGSGNNDLVIAGGAESMSNVVFHSTDMRWGGARGGIKVHDALARGRTTAGGKNYPVPGGMVETAENLRRQYSIPRAEQDELAVASHQRAVAAQTAGILAEEIIAVTVSTRDGDQLIDTDEHPRPDTSMETLAKLKPMLVNQDPDATVTAGNASGQNDAASMCVVTTPERAAESGLTPLVRLVSWGVAGVAPNVMGIGPVPATEVALANAGLTLADIDLIELNEAFAAQALAVMREWKFAPADLERTNVHGSGISLGHPVGATGGRMLATLARELNRRGARYGLETMCIGGGQGLAAVFERVTP comes from the coding sequence ATGCGTGAGGTTGTCATCTGTGAGCCGGTGCGCACGCCGATCGGCCGGTACAACGGCATGTTCAAGTCGCTGACCGCGGTGGATCTCGGGGTCGCCGCGCTGCAAGGGCTCCTGCAGCGCACCGGCATCGACCCGGTTGCGGTGCAGGACGTCATCCTCGGGCACTGCTATCCGAGCATGGAGGCGCCCGCGATCGGACGGGTGGTGGCGCTCGACGCCGGGCTGCCGGTCACGGTGCCCGGCATGCAGATCGACCGGCGGTGCGGGTCCGGGTTGCAGGCCGTCATCCAGGCCGCCCTGCAGGTGGGCAGCGGCAACAACGATCTGGTGATTGCCGGCGGTGCCGAATCGATGAGCAACGTGGTGTTCCACTCCACCGACATGCGCTGGGGCGGCGCCCGCGGCGGCATCAAGGTGCACGACGCGCTGGCGCGGGGACGCACCACCGCCGGCGGCAAGAACTACCCGGTGCCCGGCGGCATGGTGGAAACCGCAGAGAACCTGCGGCGCCAGTACTCGATCCCGCGCGCCGAGCAGGACGAACTGGCCGTCGCCTCGCACCAACGTGCGGTCGCCGCGCAGACCGCCGGCATCCTGGCCGAGGAGATCATCGCAGTGACGGTGTCGACCCGCGACGGCGATCAGCTGATCGACACCGACGAGCATCCGCGGCCCGACACCTCGATGGAGACCCTGGCCAAGCTCAAACCCATGTTGGTCAACCAGGATCCGGACGCCACCGTCACCGCGGGCAACGCCAGCGGCCAGAACGACGCGGCGTCGATGTGCGTGGTGACCACGCCTGAGCGGGCCGCCGAGTCGGGGCTGACGCCGTTGGTGCGGCTGGTGTCGTGGGGAGTGGCCGGGGTGGCACCCAACGTCATGGGTATCGGTCCGGTGCCGGCCACCGAGGTGGCGCTGGCCAATGCCGGGCTCACCCTCGCCGACATCGATCTGATCGAACTCAACGAGGCCTTCGCCGCGCAGGCCCTGGCCGTCATGCGGGAGTGGAAGTTCGCTCCCGCCGATCTGGAACGCACCAACGTGCACGGCTCGGGCATCTCGCTGGGCCACCCGGTGGGCGCCACCGGCGGGCGGATGCTGGCGACGCTGGCACGTGAGCTGAACCGGCGCGGGGCGCGCTACGGGCTGGAGACCATGTGCATCGGCGGCGGCCAGGGCTTGGCCGCAGTGTTCGAAAGGGTGACCCCGTGA
- a CDS encoding acyl-CoA dehydrogenase family protein, which yields MTRLAQTLGLTEFQTEIVTTVRQFVDKEIIPAAQELEHADTYPQAIVDQMRTMGLFGLMIPEEYGGLGESLLTYALCVEELARGWMSISGVINTHFIVAYMIRQHGTDAQKQYHLTKMATGESRGAFSMSEPELGSDVAAIRTRARREADGNYVIDGQKMWLTNGGSSTLVATLVRTDEGAAKPHRNLTAFLIEKPSGFGEVAPGLTIPGKLDKLGYKGIDTTEMIFDGYRASADDVLGAKPGQGFVQMMDGVEVGRVNVSARACGVGIRAFELAVRYAQQRSTFGKPIAEHQAIAFQLAEMATKVEAAHLMMVNAARLKDSGERNDVAAGMAKYLASEYCAEVTQQSFRIHGGYGYSKEYEIERLMRDAPFLLIGEGTSEIQKQIISKRLLAEYQI from the coding sequence GTGACCAGACTTGCCCAGACCCTCGGGTTGACCGAGTTTCAAACCGAGATCGTCACGACGGTACGGCAGTTCGTCGACAAGGAGATCATCCCGGCCGCTCAGGAGCTGGAGCACGCCGACACCTATCCGCAGGCCATCGTCGATCAGATGAGGACCATGGGGCTGTTCGGCCTGATGATTCCCGAAGAGTACGGCGGCCTCGGCGAGTCGCTGCTGACCTATGCGCTGTGCGTGGAGGAACTGGCCCGCGGCTGGATGAGCATCTCCGGCGTGATCAACACGCACTTCATCGTCGCCTACATGATTCGTCAGCACGGCACCGACGCCCAGAAGCAATACCACCTGACCAAGATGGCCACCGGGGAGTCCCGCGGGGCGTTCAGCATGTCGGAGCCGGAACTCGGCTCCGATGTCGCCGCGATCCGGACCCGCGCCCGCCGCGAGGCCGACGGCAACTACGTCATCGACGGCCAGAAGATGTGGCTGACCAACGGCGGCAGCTCCACCCTGGTGGCGACCCTGGTGCGCACCGATGAAGGCGCGGCCAAGCCACACCGCAACCTCACCGCGTTCCTCATCGAAAAGCCGTCTGGCTTCGGCGAAGTCGCACCCGGACTCACCATCCCGGGCAAGCTCGACAAGCTGGGCTACAAGGGCATCGACACCACCGAGATGATCTTCGACGGCTACCGGGCCAGTGCCGACGACGTCCTCGGCGCCAAGCCCGGGCAGGGCTTCGTTCAGATGATGGACGGGGTGGAGGTCGGCCGGGTCAACGTGTCCGCCCGCGCCTGCGGGGTCGGTATCCGCGCGTTCGAGCTCGCGGTGCGTTACGCCCAGCAGCGCAGCACCTTCGGCAAGCCGATCGCCGAACACCAGGCGATCGCGTTCCAGCTCGCCGAGATGGCCACCAAGGTCGAGGCCGCGCACCTGATGATGGTCAACGCGGCCCGGCTCAAGGACTCCGGGGAACGCAACGATGTGGCCGCCGGCATGGCCAAGTACCTGGCCAGCGAGTACTGCGCGGAGGTCACCCAGCAGAGTTTCCGGATTCACGGCGGCTACGGCTATTCCAAGGAGTACGAGATCGAGCGGTTGATGCGCGATGCGCCGTTCCTGCTCATCGGCGAGGGCACCAGCGAGATCCAGAAGCAGATCATCAGCAAGCGGCTGCTGGCCGAGTACCAGATCTGA
- a CDS encoding GntR family transcriptional regulator, translating to MTVGDFAARPQLSEDVARLVRGRIFDGTYAADSYIRLELLAAELGISVTPVREALVELRAEGLLTQQPRRGFVVLPVTRRDIADVSDVQSHIGGELAARAAANITAAQLAEVESIQARLEAAYDGDDDVLVVRLNHDFHRAINVAADSPKLAQLMSQITRYAPETVFPMVAGWPAKSIRDHRRVLAALADGDEKKARAAMSEHLCAGAEPLIEHLVARGVIEQ from the coding sequence GTGACCGTAGGGGATTTCGCCGCCCGGCCGCAGTTGTCGGAGGACGTTGCCCGGCTGGTGCGCGGCCGAATCTTCGACGGCACATATGCCGCGGACAGCTACATCCGGCTGGAACTGCTGGCCGCGGAGTTGGGCATCAGCGTCACCCCGGTGCGGGAGGCGCTGGTGGAACTGCGCGCCGAGGGACTGCTGACGCAGCAGCCGCGGCGGGGCTTCGTGGTGCTGCCGGTGACCCGCCGCGACATCGCCGACGTCTCCGATGTGCAGTCCCATATCGGCGGGGAACTCGCGGCCCGGGCCGCCGCCAACATCACCGCGGCACAACTCGCGGAGGTCGAGTCCATTCAGGCCCGGTTGGAGGCCGCCTATGACGGCGACGACGACGTTCTGGTGGTGCGGCTCAATCACGACTTCCACCGCGCCATCAACGTGGCCGCGGACTCCCCGAAGCTCGCGCAGCTGATGTCCCAGATCACCAGGTACGCACCGGAAACGGTGTTCCCGATGGTGGCCGGCTGGCCGGCGAAGTCCATCCGGGACCATCGCCGGGTGCTGGCGGCGCTCGCCGACGGCGACGAGAAAAAGGCCCGCGCGGCGATGTCGGAGCATCTGTGCGCCGGCGCCGAACCACTGATCGAGCATCTGGTGGCGCGCGGAGTCATCGAGCAATGA